In one Haloplanus salinus genomic region, the following are encoded:
- a CDS encoding FlaD/FlaE family flagellar protein — protein sequence MAIDPRNYDLDELRAASVGQPSLGGRDDWPEAWVDAAADGDESAATDDDGDPGRPAAAVAFETAVTRDLAALDGEAVGRPYLPALPASLPAEALLFEWLEFLVLQGGHESAADALDFYERVGWLGSDAAEMLDRYLAGLDDPRGDAASGLGADDHRVSLHYIARLASCSQH from the coding sequence GTGGCTATCGACCCTCGAAACTACGACCTCGACGAACTCCGCGCGGCCAGCGTCGGCCAACCGTCGCTCGGCGGGCGCGACGACTGGCCCGAAGCGTGGGTCGACGCGGCGGCCGACGGCGACGAGTCGGCGGCGACTGACGACGACGGCGACCCCGGTCGGCCGGCCGCCGCCGTCGCTTTCGAGACGGCCGTCACGCGCGACCTCGCAGCGCTCGACGGGGAGGCAGTGGGGCGACCGTATCTCCCCGCCCTGCCCGCGTCGCTCCCCGCCGAGGCGCTGCTCTTCGAGTGGCTGGAGTTTCTCGTCCTGCAAGGGGGTCACGAATCGGCCGCCGACGCCCTCGACTTCTACGAACGAGTAGGGTGGCTCGGGAGCGACGCCGCCGAGATGCTCGATCGGTATCTCGCGGGCCTCGACGACCCGCGGGGCGACGCGGCGAGCGGCCTCGGGGCCGACGACCACCGGGTGAGCCTCCACTACATCGCGCGGCTGGCGTCCTGTTCGCAGCACTGA
- a CDS encoding MFS transporter, with protein sequence MERWDLLGVTTGAFFVTMVARLAPSPLVPDVIDAFGVTTGTVGLALSGMWAAYALFQFPGGVVADRIGQRRVVLFAMAGVAATSLLLASAPGILIFAVGAAALGASAGLYFTAGTSFLADRFENTGRALGVHEIGASGAGLLAPVASAAVATEFGWRAGLLVPAVVAPIALVLFGWRVPETPPARPDGTGLGVDPSELLRILARPSIGFTTLLAMIAFFTWQSFASFFPTFLVEHVGLGTGRASFLFGVVFAITLVAAPSLGWVSDALGRDHTLGAAFLAGGAGYACFLFGGGGVAVVVAGTGLLGLGLSWPGVLNSRFMDYLAADERGTGFGLVRTVVLLVSSLGSGVTGALAGRLGWVAAYGLVAGLLAVLVVALSVNRALGIDA encoded by the coding sequence ATGGAGCGGTGGGACCTCCTCGGCGTGACGACCGGCGCGTTCTTCGTGACGATGGTCGCCCGCTTGGCGCCGAGCCCCCTAGTGCCCGACGTCATCGACGCGTTCGGCGTCACCACTGGGACGGTCGGCCTCGCGCTCTCGGGGATGTGGGCCGCGTACGCCCTCTTCCAGTTCCCGGGCGGCGTCGTCGCCGACCGGATCGGTCAGCGACGGGTCGTCCTCTTCGCGATGGCCGGCGTCGCGGCGACGAGCCTCCTGCTCGCGAGCGCACCGGGGATCCTGATCTTCGCCGTCGGCGCCGCCGCCCTCGGCGCGAGCGCCGGTCTCTACTTCACCGCCGGCACCTCCTTTCTCGCCGATCGGTTCGAGAACACCGGCCGCGCGCTCGGCGTCCACGAAATCGGCGCGTCGGGCGCCGGCCTGCTCGCCCCCGTCGCCAGCGCCGCCGTCGCCACCGAGTTCGGCTGGCGGGCCGGCCTGCTCGTGCCCGCCGTCGTCGCCCCAATCGCGCTCGTCCTGTTCGGGTGGCGGGTCCCGGAGACGCCGCCCGCAAGGCCCGACGGGACGGGACTCGGCGTCGACCCGTCCGAACTGCTACGGATACTCGCCCGTCCCAGCATCGGCTTCACCACCCTGCTGGCCATGATCGCCTTCTTCACCTGGCAGTCCTTCGCCTCGTTTTTTCCCACGTTCCTCGTCGAACACGTCGGCCTCGGGACCGGCCGGGCGAGCTTCCTCTTCGGCGTGGTCTTCGCTATCACGCTCGTCGCGGCGCCCTCGCTGGGGTGGGTCTCCGACGCGCTCGGCCGGGACCACACCCTCGGCGCCGCCTTCCTCGCCGGCGGCGCCGGCTACGCCTGTTTCCTGTTCGGGGGCGGCGGCGTCGCCGTCGTCGTCGCGGGAACGGGACTTCTGGGGCTTGGCCTCTCGTGGCCAGGGGTGCTCAACTCCCGATTCATGGACTACCTCGCCGCCGACGAACGCGGCACCGGGTTCGGGCTGGTGCGGACGGTCGTGTTGCTCGTGAGTTCGCTCGGGAGCGGCGTGACGGGGGCGCTGGCCGGCCGACTTGGGTGGGTCGCCGCGTACGGTCTCGTCGCGGGGCTGCTCGCCGTCTTGGTCGTGGCGCTGTCGGTCAATCGGGCGCTGGGGATCGACGCCTGA
- a CDS encoding rod shape-determining protein, with protein sequence MSEADAETEADPEHEEAEAGGDGDEPIPIGVKLGSTRTVITIPEDDGFRTIKTLTCLATYEDVITGEEKVLYGEEAATEYPDRVQYTLRSGLPEDESRAELTSTFFEEVIRANDVPEDSAVVYAIPTIDNERGLENLQSVIEGSSIGEALIRSYPESLCGSVPALGDGLEAVDDIFVTVNLGSTNLEASAYRRGEQLIPFTTGAVTGNEVDRMIANYVEEETQGRVNIDNTTAREYKENHADFVDFEPFTDVIQQPGGGSHEFTIERSVMDAVDEYVDDAVEEIANAFLPELANDYIKVYQLALDRPIVLTGGMACIPGIVEEFEKRLSEELQREVEAVAPDEPAKSAAVGAQRIAERLVAADAY encoded by the coding sequence ATGAGCGAAGCCGACGCGGAGACGGAAGCCGACCCGGAGCACGAGGAGGCCGAGGCGGGCGGAGACGGCGACGAGCCGATCCCTATCGGCGTCAAACTCGGGAGCACGCGGACGGTGATCACGATTCCCGAGGACGACGGCTTTCGGACGATCAAGACCCTGACCTGCCTCGCCACCTACGAGGACGTGATCACGGGCGAGGAGAAGGTACTCTACGGCGAGGAGGCGGCGACGGAGTATCCCGACCGGGTGCAGTACACGCTCCGCTCCGGCCTGCCCGAAGACGAGTCGCGGGCGGAACTCACGTCGACGTTCTTCGAGGAGGTCATCCGAGCCAACGACGTCCCCGAGGACAGCGCCGTCGTCTACGCCATCCCGACCATCGACAACGAACGCGGGTTGGAGAACCTCCAGTCGGTCATCGAGGGGAGTTCCATCGGCGAGGCGCTGATCCGAAGCTACCCGGAGTCGCTCTGTGGCTCGGTGCCCGCGCTGGGCGACGGCTTAGAAGCCGTCGACGACATCTTCGTCACGGTCAACCTCGGCTCGACGAACCTCGAAGCCTCCGCGTACCGGCGGGGCGAACAGCTCATCCCGTTCACCACCGGCGCCGTCACCGGCAACGAGGTGGACCGGATGATCGCCAACTACGTCGAGGAGGAGACGCAGGGACGGGTGAACATCGACAACACCACGGCCCGCGAGTACAAGGAGAACCACGCCGATTTCGTGGATTTCGAGCCGTTCACCGACGTGATCCAGCAGCCCGGCGGCGGCTCCCACGAGTTCACCATCGAACGCAGCGTCATGGACGCCGTCGACGAGTACGTCGACGACGCCGTCGAGGAGATCGCCAACGCCTTCCTGCCCGAACTCGCCAACGACTACATCAAAGTGTACCAGCTCGCGCTGGACCGCCCCATCGTCCTCACGGGCGGGATGGCCTGCATCCCCGGCATCGTCGAGGAGTTCGAGAAGCGACTGAGCGAGGAACTCCAGCGCGAGGTCGAGGCGGTGGCGCCCGACGAGCCGGCGAAGTCCGCGGCGGTCGGCGCCCAGCGCATCGCCGAGCGACTCGTCGCCGCCGACGCGTACTAA
- a CDS encoding high-affinity nickel-transporter protein, with product MSLVAAAVAGSALGARHALETDHLAAIVTLVDGEGTARPSVVGVSWGVGHTIPIAALGLTFLLLGVRLPSSATTLVEAAVGIVLVYLGGRLLAGVLGYREHDHGTPPLHGHLRVGALSLGGGHVHLHGDSFLVGALHGVAGSGALVVALVAAAPDLPTGVAFLGAFGVGSVATMAAVSAVWGRTLGAGARRTLSGLAGVVGVGVGCLLLAGVAGLV from the coding sequence ATGTCGCTCGTCGCCGCCGCCGTCGCCGGAAGCGCCCTCGGCGCGCGCCATGCGCTCGAGACGGACCACCTCGCAGCTATCGTGACGCTCGTCGACGGCGAGGGGACGGCCCGCCCAAGCGTCGTCGGCGTCTCGTGGGGCGTCGGCCACACCATCCCGATCGCCGCGCTCGGGCTGACTTTCCTCCTCCTCGGCGTCAGGCTCCCGTCCTCGGCGACCACGCTGGTCGAGGCCGCCGTCGGTATCGTCCTCGTCTACCTCGGGGGGCGGCTGCTGGCGGGGGTCCTCGGCTACCGCGAACACGACCACGGCACGCCTCCGCTCCACGGACACCTGCGGGTCGGCGCCCTGTCGCTTGGCGGTGGGCACGTCCACCTGCACGGCGACTCGTTTCTGGTCGGCGCCCTCCACGGCGTCGCGGGGAGCGGCGCGCTGGTGGTCGCGCTGGTCGCCGCCGCGCCGGACCTCCCGACCGGCGTCGCCTTCCTCGGCGCTTTCGGCGTCGGGTCGGTAGCGACCATGGCGGCGGTGTCGGCAGTGTGGGGGCGGACCCTCGGGGCCGGCGCCCGGCGCACCCTCAGTGGACTCGCCGGCGTCGTCGGCGTCGGCGTCGGCTGCCTGTTGCTGGCCGGGGTGGCCGGCCTCGTCTGA
- a CDS encoding CHAD domain-containing protein, whose translation MDTAYTLRRDESVSAGIDRILEGKIDAAIGHVDGGMDRHETVHEVRKRCKEIRAALRLVRGVLPTYSAENAHYRDAARRLSDIRDAQALVETFDDHVTPAVESADALEADRIAGVRATLVDRREALAAETDLDGRLAAVRRDLVEGRTRVDGLPIATDGFDAVDGGLRKSYKRARNRMADAYADPDTERFHEWRKRVKYHRYHTRLLRHVRVEPMRARRGELKTLSDLIGDEHDLAVFLETMTEEERFDADTRETLHEVSTRRRAELRRAGRPVGERLFVEDPDRLVDRMRGYWHATREYEPAVDD comes from the coding sequence ATGGACACGGCGTACACGCTCCGGCGGGACGAGTCGGTTTCCGCGGGCATCGATCGAATACTCGAGGGAAAGATCGACGCGGCGATCGGACACGTCGACGGCGGGATGGACCGCCACGAGACGGTCCACGAGGTGCGAAAGCGGTGCAAGGAGATACGGGCGGCGCTCCGGCTGGTTCGGGGCGTCCTCCCGACGTACAGCGCCGAAAACGCCCACTACCGCGACGCGGCGCGGCGGCTCTCCGACATCCGCGACGCGCAGGCGCTCGTGGAGACGTTCGACGACCACGTGACGCCGGCGGTCGAGTCGGCCGACGCGTTGGAGGCGGATCGGATAGCCGGGGTCCGGGCGACGCTGGTCGACCGACGCGAAGCGCTGGCGGCCGAGACGGACCTCGACGGCCGGCTCGCGGCGGTCAGGCGGGACCTCGTCGAGGGGCGAACGAGGGTCGACGGCCTGCCCATCGCGACGGACGGGTTCGACGCCGTCGACGGCGGCCTCCGGAAATCGTACAAGCGGGCGCGAAACCGGATGGCCGATGCGTACGCGGACCCCGACACCGAGCGGTTCCACGAGTGGCGCAAGCGGGTGAAATACCACCGATACCACACGCGACTGCTCCGGCACGTCCGTGTCGAGCCGATGAGGGCCCGACGCGGGGAGCTCAAGACCCTCTCGGACCTGATCGGCGACGAACACGACCTCGCCGTCTTCCTAGAGACGATGACCGAGGAGGAGCGCTTCGACGCGGACACGCGGGAGACGCTCCACGAGGTGAGTACGAGGCGGCGAGCGGAGCTCCGGCGGGCGGGGCGACCGGTCGGGGAACGGCTGTTCGTGGAGGACCCCGACCGGCTGGTCGACCGGATGCGCGGCTACTGGCACGCGACCCGGGAGTACGAACCCGCGGTCGACGACTGA
- a CDS encoding DUF7536 family protein: protein MSDDQPARPPSAGLVDALEVRRNALVGVVAGIALAIVIYLVRVFELAGPVAGSRRYPVVGPEGWFLILGFVLASATALLVAAALTLVTAYRATREL from the coding sequence GTGAGCGACGACCAACCAGCGCGCCCCCCGTCCGCGGGCCTCGTCGACGCCTTGGAGGTGCGCCGTAACGCACTCGTCGGCGTCGTCGCCGGCATCGCCCTCGCCATCGTCATCTACCTCGTCCGCGTCTTCGAGTTGGCCGGCCCGGTGGCCGGGTCCCGGCGCTATCCCGTGGTCGGCCCCGAGGGGTGGTTTCTGATCCTCGGGTTCGTCCTCGCGTCGGCGACGGCGCTACTCGTGGCCGCGGCGCTGACGCTCGTGACGGCGTATCGGGCCACGCGGGAGCTGTAG
- a CDS encoding succinylglutamate desuccinylase/aspartoacylase family protein produces MTSVGTADASPGTVDTGRLEVGETRDGSTFGLPVAVVEGARDGKTLYIQAASDGDELNGVGVVRRVVPRIDPDELAGTVIVVGVVNYHAFQVAEHRNPIDDTKMNRAYPGDENGTSSERIAAATYDVARNADLVLDLHQGSTSRMIDEVRVRCGRRHRLHTQCLDLAKTFGCGYVLDQKGPDGQLARVAPSDGVPAVDPELGGAVGWDEGSIAKGVEGVFNVLRGYDFLSGDPGIEAQTRAKAFDQYGSPVGGLVRFHHDLGDRVSADEALFEVTDVFGELKARITADNDGIFWRSRRLPQVATGEYVCSVGKTVDTY; encoded by the coding sequence ATGACTTCGGTGGGAACCGCGGACGCGTCGCCTGGGACGGTCGATACGGGCCGTCTCGAGGTCGGCGAGACCCGCGACGGCAGCACGTTCGGCCTCCCCGTCGCCGTCGTGGAGGGGGCCCGCGACGGCAAGACGCTCTACATCCAAGCGGCCAGCGACGGCGACGAACTCAACGGCGTCGGCGTCGTCCGACGCGTCGTCCCCCGGATCGACCCCGACGAACTCGCGGGCACGGTGATCGTCGTCGGCGTCGTCAACTACCACGCGTTCCAGGTGGCCGAACACCGCAACCCCATCGACGACACGAAGATGAACCGGGCCTACCCCGGCGACGAGAACGGCACGTCGAGCGAGCGCATCGCCGCCGCCACCTACGACGTGGCACGGAACGCGGACCTCGTCCTCGACCTGCATCAAGGGTCGACCAGCCGGATGATCGACGAGGTGCGGGTGCGGTGTGGCCGCCGACACCGCCTCCACACCCAGTGTCTCGACCTCGCGAAGACGTTCGGCTGTGGCTACGTCCTCGACCAGAAAGGTCCGGACGGCCAACTCGCTCGCGTCGCCCCTTCCGACGGCGTACCGGCGGTCGATCCCGAACTCGGCGGCGCCGTCGGCTGGGACGAGGGGAGCATCGCCAAAGGCGTCGAAGGGGTGTTCAACGTCCTCCGTGGCTACGACTTCCTCTCCGGCGATCCGGGGATCGAGGCCCAGACGCGCGCGAAGGCGTTCGACCAGTACGGCTCGCCGGTCGGCGGCCTCGTCCGCTTTCACCACGACCTCGGCGACCGCGTGAGCGCCGACGAGGCGCTGTTCGAAGTGACCGACGTGTTCGGCGAGTTGAAAGCCCGAATCACCGCCGACAACGACGGCATCTTCTGGCGCAGCCGACGCCTCCCGCAGGTCGCGACCGGCGAGTACGTCTGCTCGGTCGGCAAGACCGTCGACACGTACTGA
- the pth2 gene encoding peptidyl-tRNA hydrolase Pth2, with protein MKQAIVARTDLGMGQGKLAAQVAHASLSAYEDADERTRRAWKGEGQKKVVLKGSGEAELFELADAAERGGLPNAIVRDAGHTQLDPGTVTALAVGPGDDEAIDRVTGDLSLY; from the coding sequence ATGAAACAGGCGATCGTCGCCCGAACCGACCTCGGCATGGGGCAGGGAAAGCTCGCCGCGCAGGTCGCCCACGCCTCGCTCTCGGCGTACGAGGACGCCGACGAGCGTACCCGCCGGGCGTGGAAAGGCGAGGGACAGAAGAAAGTCGTCCTGAAAGGGAGCGGCGAGGCCGAACTGTTCGAGCTAGCCGACGCCGCCGAACGGGGCGGCCTGCCGAACGCAATCGTCCGCGACGCCGGCCACACCCAGTTGGACCCGGGAACGGTGACGGCCCTCGCCGTCGGCCCCGGCGACGACGAGGCGATCGACCGCGTGACGGGCGACCTGTCGCTGTACTGA
- a CDS encoding potassium channel family protein: MDPGDVEYEPISVKAVLAEMKDTAELLIDLSYSAVLHGSDEVAAEVLELEERMDVLQMQARMSLLMAARSPEDAEALAPVLGVVGAAEKISDAAGDIAKVVLEDIGVPEAMRTAIPEAVETVVRAQVAPDSDYRDASLGDCNLETETGVRVIAIRRAGEWIVNPDRTTTFEADDVALLRGTETALSTVYEALTGDAYDPPEPVDSSIDDLDRAVDSIVLMKNMSELAVDLAYGAVLFDSEGVAEEVVELEAEVDALKSRFEAWVLRAAPRVEDPITLRGLVHLASATEVISDAALEISEGVLRGLDTHPVVAAAVEESDEVIVRLPVAGGSRLADASLGDLEVKTATGMRVIAVRRGDGDWVISPGPATAVHDGDVLIAKGTRAGAGRLADLAGADDPVDA, from the coding sequence ATGGACCCTGGGGACGTGGAGTACGAGCCGATCAGCGTGAAGGCCGTCCTCGCGGAGATGAAGGACACGGCCGAGCTCCTCATCGACCTCTCGTACTCGGCGGTGCTCCACGGGAGCGACGAGGTGGCGGCGGAGGTGCTGGAACTCGAAGAGCGGATGGACGTGTTGCAGATGCAAGCGCGGATGAGCCTCCTGATGGCCGCTCGGAGCCCGGAGGACGCGGAGGCGCTGGCACCCGTTCTCGGCGTCGTCGGCGCCGCGGAGAAGATCAGCGACGCCGCCGGCGACATCGCCAAAGTGGTGCTGGAGGACATCGGCGTCCCCGAGGCGATGCGGACGGCGATTCCGGAGGCCGTCGAGACGGTGGTTCGGGCACAGGTCGCCCCCGACTCCGACTACCGCGACGCGTCGCTCGGCGACTGCAACCTCGAAACGGAGACGGGCGTCCGCGTCATCGCTATTCGGCGGGCGGGCGAGTGGATCGTCAACCCCGACCGGACGACGACGTTCGAGGCCGACGACGTGGCCCTCCTCCGGGGGACGGAGACGGCGCTGTCGACGGTGTACGAGGCCCTCACCGGTGACGCGTACGACCCACCCGAACCGGTCGACTCCTCCATCGACGACCTGGACCGCGCCGTCGACTCCATCGTCCTCATGAAAAACATGAGCGAACTCGCGGTGGATCTGGCCTACGGCGCCGTCCTCTTCGACAGCGAGGGCGTCGCCGAGGAGGTGGTCGAACTCGAAGCGGAGGTCGACGCCCTGAAATCGCGGTTCGAGGCGTGGGTGTTGCGCGCCGCGCCGCGGGTCGAGGACCCCATCACCCTCCGGGGGTTGGTCCACCTCGCGAGCGCGACGGAGGTGATCAGCGACGCCGCCCTCGAGATCAGCGAGGGCGTCCTCCGGGGGCTTGACACCCACCCCGTCGTCGCCGCCGCGGTCGAGGAGTCCGACGAAGTGATCGTCCGCCTCCCCGTCGCCGGCGGAAGCCGACTGGCCGACGCGTCGCTCGGCGACCTCGAAGTCAAGACGGCGACGGGGATGCGCGTGATCGCCGTCCGCCGTGGCGACGGCGACTGGGTCATCTCGCCCGGCCCGGCGACGGCGGTCCACGACGGCGACGTGCTCATCGCGAAGGGGACGCGCGCGGGTGCGGGCCGCCTCGCCGACCTCGCGGGTGCCGACGACCCCGTCGACGCGTAA